A genomic stretch from Apis cerana isolate GH-2021 linkage group LG7, AcerK_1.0, whole genome shotgun sequence includes:
- the LOC107999423 gene encoding protein lingerer isoform X6 gives MSSSNKSVSSGGRGTNKNKSQQHGKSDHHQTKSSDSIKHEKMQMRHAQIIDTRMGSGEDPILKERIKQVMDMTRRSEDEVVMALHDSDGDLDRAVNDLLEGVKTEWEVKKKKPRQPSGSKQSMDASGGQDESSDWDERRNQRGGGPPRMRGRANHDNRGWRGRENKENERNMEDGVRDGSYSSNRRGRGGPGRPGRGGRGGGRGLGPRTFANRNDPSSASSTHSFNRSIDTWTGNEEQQQTTQEPKMDAWNNLDSAEDWDNEEYTGSLADTKVFTPSTSITEPTSSTEEPKTQDRQTVQSNQNELPKLSEIPPIQQQTLIQQTQQQQPILSLPAMQLSQQPNAISGGVLTAAQTQYLTQLTQQTSENLKAAGQNTFSSSISNQPQRQTKQRPRVPPPSKIPSSAVEMPGDAVNSGIGFLDVQFGALEFGSDSSSLDGSANEKYNSASNTITGVDVSSTNTVNTANTNSSLDIETTQPSSTTPFNTTSQMLSNSDNLPVSSEHSINAQTFTARGSSTGQTLDITKQDFTSQVSPGNAPYGTTTTYQSQKTSFQTPTATPNTYNAYSTNAQSTQSSFQTASGTSANNYSATATVSQASYNSSSSFPQSNTSTFSQASPSASASATSGYNQPTTTNQVYQSASGYVPTTTSQYQAQSVATNTVSNSNTGYQSGYQGSSSFQSTPQAYQPSATTFTSPITQTSGAYQSAAQSVYASAYGTYASQPQTASHNHKLNNNTTKDSQYDSNATTSNSSLATTTAPTLGLSSASVNSSQTKVTNSNAVPKSTSSGVVTGSSGSGNMTGGAAGNMTPMLSHQYIMGQGVPYAFQQPVYSYEELQLMQQRIPHMPTTGYYDAALGYQTTGPATSLGGGRGDALSGVQGVQGVQGVQGAYTSISDARFARNDSNASPVPSTMSQQTATQHQQPMMNPTLPPTYAYFAYGGGIMPGGFQYGTPAIYPQIATAGNAGTNSGAYSAKPGSYGSGYGAGASYDALASAGPSAEYKGAGSSYTSTQAGKTGTSTGNTNTGGSSATDITATMYAKSHVALSKVNSYDKQTFHSATPPPFSLTGSQNAGLPGAYGTPHLFIPTMPHQLHQPLHQDGGSSTGQRSNTSSQNKAQAKPGYSPSYWTGSN, from the exons ATGAGTTCAAGCAACAAATCGGTGTCCTCCGGTGGGAGAGGcaccaataaaaataaatcacaacAGCATGGAAAATCAGATCATCATCAAACTAAATCATCGGATTcaataaaacatgaaaaaatgcAG ATGCGGCATGCACAAATTATTGACACTAGAATGGGTAGTGGTGAAGATCCTATTTTGAAAGAACGTATAAAACAAGTTATGGATATGACTAGACGGTCAGAAGACGAAGTTGTTATGGCTTTACATGATAGTGATGGAGACTTGGATCGTGCAGTTAATGATCTTTTGGAAGGAGTAAAAACAGAATGggaagtgaaaaaaaagaagcctCGTCAACCTAGTGGTTCAAAACAAAGTATGGATGCTTCTGGTGGTCAAGATGAAAGTAGTGATTGGGATGAAAGGCGTAATCAACGAGGAGGTGGTCCTCCCCGTATGCGAGGTCGTGCTAATCATGATAATCGTGGat ggcGTGgtcgagaaaataaagaaaatgaaagaaatatggaaGATGGTGTTCGTGATGGTAGTTATAGTAGTAATAGAAGGGGTAGAGGTGGCCCAGGCAGACCTGGTCGAGGAGGACGAGGTGGAGGAAGAGGACTTGGTCCTCGAACATTTGCCAATCGAAATGATCCATCATCCGCTTCATCAACTCATAGTTTTAATCGATCAATTGATACATGGACAGGTAATGAAGAACAACAACAAACTACTCAAGAACCAAAAATGG ATGCATGGAATAATTTGGATTCTGCAGAAGACTGGGATAATGAAGAATATACAGGTTCATTGGCAGATACAAAAGTTTTTACACCAAGCACTTCTATAACTGAACCTACATCTTCTACAGAAGAACCTAAAACTCAGGATCGACAAACAGTACAATCAAATCAGaat gaatTACCAAAATTGTCAGAAATACCACCAATACAGCAACAAACTTTAATACAACAAACACAGCAACAACAGCCTATATTAAGTTTACCAGCAATGCAGTTATCACAACAACCAAATGCTATAAGTGGTGGAGTATTAACAGCTGCCCAAACACAGTATTTAACACAACTTACCCAACAAACAAGTGAAAATTTGAAAGCTGCTGGACAAAATACATTTTCCTCTTCGATATCCAatcaa ccTCAAAGACAGACAAAACAACGTCCAAGGGTTCCACCTCCATCGAAAATACCATCTAGTGCTGTAGAAATGCCTGGAGATGCTGTGAATAGTGGCATTGGATTTCTTGATGTCCAATTTGGTGCACTTGAATTTGGTAGCGATTCAAGCTCTCTTGATGGTTctgcaaatgaaaaatacaattcaGCTAGTAATACAATAACTGGTGTAGATGTATCTTCTACTAATACTGTAAACACTGCCAATACAAATAGTTCTTTGGATATTGAAACAACGCAACCATCATCAACAACACCTTTCAATACTACTTCGCAAatg ttATCAAATAGCGACAACTTACCAGTATCAAGTGAACATTCGATAAACGCTCAAACATTCACTGCTCGTGGTAGCAGTACTGGACAAACTTTAGATATAACTAAGCAAGATTTTACTTCACAAGTTTCACCAGGAAATGCTCCCTATGGTACAACTACAACTTATCAATCTCAAAAGACATCATTTCAAACACCTACTGCAACACCAAACACTTATAATGCATATTCTACAAATGCTCAATCCACTCAATCATCTTTTCAAACTGCGTCAGGCACGAGTGCTAATAATTATTCTGCAACAGCTACTGTTTCACAAGCAAGTTATAATTCTTCATCATCATTTCCTCAATCTAATACGTCAACCTTTAGTCAAGCTTCTCCTTCTGCATCTGCATCTGCAACTTCGGGTTATAATCAACCAACAACTACAAATCAG gTATATCAATCTGCAAGTGGATATGTACCTACTACAACTTCTCAATATCAAGCACAGTCTGTAGCCACAAATACTGTATCAAATAGTAATACAGGCTATCAAAGTGGATATCAAGGATCGTCTTCATTTCAATCGACTCCACAAGCTTACCAACCATCTGCTACTACATTTACTTCACCTATAACTCAAACATCTGGAGCTTATCAAAGTGCAGCACAATCT gtgTATGCGAGTGCATATGGTACATATGCCAGTCAACCACAAACAGCATCTcacaatcataaattaaacaataatactaCAAAAGATTCTCAGTATGATAGTAATGCAACAACATCAAATAGTTCTCTTGCAACTACAACAGCACCTACATTAGGTCTTAGTTCTGCTTCCGTAAATAGTTCACAAACTAAAGTAACGAATTCTaatg CGGTACCGAAAAGTACATCGAGTGGTGTAGTAACAGGTAGTAGTGGAAGTGGAAATATGACAGGTGGTGCAGCTGGTAATATGACACCAATGCTAAGTCATCAATATATTATGGGCCAAGGTGTACCTTATGCATTTCAACAACCAGTATATAGTTATGAGGAATTGCAACTTATGCAACAAAGAATACCGCATATG CCAACTACTGGTTACTATGACGCGGCCTTGGGCTATCAGACAACCGGCCCTGCTACCAGTCTTGGTGGGGGACGAGGAGATGCACTCTCTGGTGTACAAGGTGTTCAAGGAGTACAAGGTGTACAAGGAGCCTATACCAGTATTAGTGATGCCAGGTTCGCTAGAAATGACAGCAATGCATCTCCAGTTCCATCTACTATGTCACAACAg actGCTACACAGCATCAGCAACCAATGATGAATCCTACACTTCCTCCAACATatgcatattttgcatatgGTGGTGGAATAATGCCAGGTGGCTTTCAATATGGAACCCCTGCTATTTATCCT CAGATAGCGACTGCTGGTAACGCGGGTACGAATAGTGGTGCATATAGTGCTAAACCAGGAAGTTATGGATCTGGATATGGAGCTGGTGCAAGTTATGATGCATTAGCATCTGCTGGTCCCTCTGCTGAATATAAAGGTGCAGGAAGCAGTTACACTAGTACACAAGCTGGTAAAACTGGAACATCTACTGGAAATACGAATACTGGTGGATCGTCTGCAACCGATATAACCGCTACTATGTATGCAAAAAGTCATGTAGCACTTAGTAAAGTGAAT tcttACGACAAACAAACTTTTCACTCAGCAACTCCTCCGCCATTTAGTCTTACTGGAAGTCAAAATGCTGGTTTACCTGGTGCATATGGAACACCACATTTGTTTATTCCTACTATGCCTCATCAATTACACCAACCACTTCATCAAGATGGTGGTAGTAGTACAGGCCAAAGGTCTAATACAAGTTCTCAAAATAAAGCCCAAGCAAAACCTGGTTATAGTCCTAGTTACTGGACtggaagtaattaa